The genomic DNA AGGCTTGTTCGTGGGTGAGAACTCCAAAGTGAAGGATGAAGCCAAGAAATTCGTAGAGTACTTCGTCACGAAATGGGGCGAGCAATCCGTAACTGGCGCAGGCGTTATTCCAGCTACGAAGGTAGATACATCCAACCTGGAGCTGCCTCAACTGTATATTGATCTGTTCAACGAAATGAACCAAGCAAGCAGCGTCACTTTGTTCGCAGACGTACAAATGCCTGCGAATGCGGCAGAGACGCACCTTAACATGATCCAGGCTCTCTTTGGCAAGGCGGTAACGCCGGAGAAATTCTCGGAAGAGCATGACGCGGCAATCGCCAAAGGACAATAAAGCTGACGGTTCAAGGCACTTGTGCAACAGAATGAAGAAATCTATCCGGCAGTATTGCCGGATAGACTTTTCTTAGCAGCGACTTAGAAACGACTATGGAGGAAAGGAGTCGGACAACGTGGATAAGGTGCTCTCCAATAAAAAGATAATCGCACTCTATGTACTGCCATCACTGCTTCTCATTTTGGGCGTCGTGTACATTCCGATCATACTTACCGGCTACTACGGCTTGAATAAATGGAATGGCATCAGCGCCATGAGTTACATCGGTTTTGAAAACTACCTGGCTCTAGCGAAGGATAGCGCTTTTTGGAGCAGTGCCTGGCACTCGCTTCTGCTGGCTTTGTTCTCTACGCTCAGCTTAGTGATTTATTTGGCTGTAGCTATGGTTCTTGCTACCCGCATCAAGGGAGCGAACCTGTTCCGTAAAATCTATTTGATCCCGATGCTGTTGTCGTCGGTTGCGATTGCGCAATTGTGGCTAAAAATTTACCATCCGACCAATGGGATCGTAAACAGCTTTTTGCAATCTATCGGTATTGCTAATCCTCCTGCATGGCTTGCAGACACATCGTTGGTACTGCCTGCACTGTTCATTCCGATTCTGTGGCAATATGCGGGTTTTTATATTCTGATCTACTACGCAGCTCTGAAGAATATTCCGGCTTCCCTGGAGGAAGCGGCGAAAATCGACGGTGCGAACGCACTGCAAATCGCTTGGAAAATCAAGCTTCCACTTGCGATGGAAGTGATCAAGGTTACGATCGTTCTTGCCGTTGTCGGGTCGCTGAAATATTTTGACCTGATCTACGTTATGACCGACGGCGGACCAAACGGAGCCAGTGAGGTTATGGCCTCGTACATGTATCGCGTAGCTTTCCGGGCTTATGATTTCGGCTACGGCAGCGCGATCGGATTCTTCCTGCTCGTCATTTGTCTCATCATTACGTGGGTTATTCGCAAATTAACCGCTACGAAAGATACCATTCAATATTCCTAAGGAGGGACGCTTCATGATATCTGGAACCGCAGGACAGCTTCAGAGCGGACCGGCTAGCTCGGGGGCAGCCCTTGGACGCAAAATAGGCTATGGCCTGTTGTATATCATTCTGATTCTGGTGGCTGTTCTTCAATTGCTGCCGCTCGTATGGCTGCTGTTCTTCTCGCTTAAAAACAATCAGGAAGTGTTCAACCTTCCGCCGTTCTCGCTCCCGATGGACCCTAAATGGGCAAACTATAGCAAGGTATGGAACGCGGGGAATATTAATGTGTACTTCTTGAACAGCGTATGGGTTACCGTATTGGCGACCGCGCTGACGGTTATTCTGGGCAGCTTGGTCACCTATGCCGTAACGAGAATGAAGTGGAAGGGAAGCTCCTTCGTGCTTGGCCTGTTTATGGTCGCAATGATGATTCCTGTCCACTCGACGCTCATTCCTTTGTTTAGCGTATATAACAAAATCGGATTGACGGATCATCCGTTGTCGCTCATATTCTCCTATGTTGCGTTCAATATGCCGATTACGATTATGATTCTGCTGGGCTTCTACTACGCGCTGCCGCGCGAGGTGGAGGAAGCCGCCGTCATCGACGGCTGCTCTGTGAACCGGATGTTCGCGCAAATCGTATTTCCTATGACGAGCTCCGTGCTGGCCACAACAGCGATCATCAACATGATCTATAACTGGAACGAGTTTATTTTCGTAAATACGTTCATTAGCTCTGATATCTACAAGACCCTGACGGTCGGTGTACAGAACTTCATCGGTCAATATACGACGGACTGGGGTGCGATCGGCGCTACCCTGATGATCAGCATTCTGCCGATCCTGATCACTTTCCTGTTCCTTAGCGACAAGATCGTCGAAGGGATCGCCGCGGGTTCGGTTAAGGGTTAAGTTGAAACCGAAACAGTAAGAAGCCGTGATTAAAGTAATGTTATAGCAGTAACTGACTGTTAAGAAGCCGTGAACAAAATAATGTTATAGCTTAAGCTGTATGTGATAAAGAACCTGGGCGAATCCCGGGTTCTTTATTCTTTTTGGGGCAAGGATCAGCGTGCTAAAGGACATTGGTTCCGCTATAGCTCCAAAATTGGCGGATTTGCAGATCTAACGGACACAGGAGCCCCTATTGTGCCTAAAAGTCACGTAAAAAAAGACGATTAAAGGCAAATAGAGTCCCTGGTGTCCGTTAGGGTTGGGAAAGTATCTTTTTGGGGAGAATAGCGTCTCTTGTGTCCGTAAGGATTCAGTGGGGAGTCGAACCACAAATAGACAACGAGTAACAACGGGCAGCCAACTGAAAGTTGTGAGTAACCACGGATAAACCGCAGACAACGAGCAAACCGCAGACCAGCCGCGAAGGAGGAACGATCAACCGCAAAACAGGCCGTCCCAGGATAAGCATATCCTTGGACGGCCTGTTGTTCATACATTAATTGTTCTTGTACACAAAGTAGTCGAAGTCGGCCGGTGCGTTCTGGCCGGAAGTGTCCTGGCACTGCATGCCCACGAACGCTCCCGTGAAGAAGCCTCCGCCTTGGATGTAATCATCCGACAGCTTGTAGGAGTAGAAGTTGACCGGAATGACGGTCCAGTTGGCTCCATCGAAAGAATAGGAGTAACGGTACACATCGGTCTCAACGTCTACGCGCAGGTACACGTACTGGACGTCCTCGGGAATCGCGATTTCATTGCCCTGCAGCGGTGCAGAGAACGTAAAGTTGTCGCAGGCCACGATTTCCAGGATTCTGCCCTTGTCTTCATTCCAGGAGATTTGACAGGAAGTCCAGTTCTGGGTGTTGTAGTAATTGACTAGTCCCGCGGACTGCTGGAATGTCGTCGGATTGAACGCAACCTTGGTTTCCGCCGTGAAGTTGAAATGCTGCCAGCGTCTAGCAATGAACGCCTGCGTAAATTTGGACGTCAGCGATTCCTTGCCGTACAGACGCAGATGGCCTGGTTTGTCAGTAAGCGAAACGATCTTCTCGCCGAGCGGAATCCGCAGGCTCTGGAAGTGGAGATTCAGCTTGTCGCTATCGAAATCGTCCTTCTCCGGGAAATCAGGCTCCCACTTCACTTCCGGAATGTTAGGCCCTTCGATTTGCAGGGAAGGCTGATTGCCGCCCACGACGTAAGGCCAGTCGTTCTTCCATTCCAAGCGCTGAATAGCCGTCTCTCTGCCCAGCGGGCAGTAGCCGCGAGGGTCGAGCAATGGCTGCCCTTCCCGGGACAACGGTCTTCCCGTCAGATGAACGAGGAACCATTCGTCGGTATGCGTCTGCACGATCGAGGCATGTCCTGCCTTTTGCAGCGGGTTGCGCGGTACGGCAAATGACGAGATCAGCGGGTTATCCGGATGTACCTCGTAAGGGCCGCGCAGATTTTTGGATCGTGCAAGCGTTGCACAGTGATCGTATTTGGTGCCGCCTTCGGCCGTCAGCAAATAGTAGTAGCCGTTGATTTTGTACAAGTGTGGCGCTTCCGTCAGCTTAATATCGGTTCCTTTGAAAATAACTTCCCGCTTGCCAACCAGCTTCTTCTCACTGGCGTTGTACTCTTGAAGTACGATGCCATAGAAGTTGTGATGGCCGACGCGCTGATCCCACAGCATGTTGACGAGATATTTCTTGCCGTCCTCATCATGGAACAACGATGGATCAAAGCCGGAGCTGTTCAAATAAATCGGCTCGGACCATTCGCCGTCGATCGTATCGCAGGTCACGAGATAGTTGTGGCAGTCTTTCCATTGGCCTTCGGTCACTTTTACGTCCGTGTAAATGAGCCAGAATTGACCGTCCGCGTAGGACAGCTGAGGCGCCCAGATTCCGCCGGAATCCGGATTGCCCATCATGTTGAGCTGGCTTAAGCGGTTCAGAGGTCTCGTTACCAGCCGCCAGTTCTTCAAATCCTTCGAGTGGTAAATGCCCACGCCTGGGAACCACTCGAAGGTGGATACGGCAATATAGTAGTCTTCTCCAACACGACAAATGCTCGGGTCCGGGTTGAAGCCCGTCAAAATCGGGTTTTGAATGATAGCCATGCCTTATGCTCCTTTATAGGTTATTTGGAAAAGATGGGAGTCGAATAATTGAGGTTCACACAGATAAATTACCCATTTCCACAAAGGGCTTATGGGCACTCTATCTATGTTACAATAACTATATTGTAACAATCCTATATGAAGCTTCCCATATCCATTGTATGTGGTTTTTTACCCAAATCAATCAACTTTGGCGGCTGTGAGGAATGATTATAAAGGAGTCTGGTGCTATGGAGATCAAAACCGATCGCATGAGAAGAGAAATGATGCTGCCCGATATGGAATCCACCTTCCGCGTATTTGCCGCACACTGGCGCACGGTCGACCGGGATTGGAAGTATCCTTCCCATAAACATCCCCTGTTCGAGGTCAATCTGGTTCTGTCCGGTACGCAGGAAATGAAGGTCAATCGAACGGTCTATGTGCAGCAGCCGGGTGATCTGCTCCTGCTCGGACCGGATGATGTGCATGAAAGCCGGGTGCTCGGCGAGGAGGAAATGACGTATTATTGCGTGCATTTTGACGTGGATGAACGAGCCTTCCGGGAGCTGTTGTACCGCAACGAAGCCTGCTATCATGCTGCGGGAAGCGAACTGGCATCAGCGATCCGCCCTGCGCTGGACAAGCTGATCGCTCTGACGTCGGAGGAGGCTGTGGTCCGCGTAGAATCCCGCATGGAAGCATTGTCTGCGTTGTTCGAGCTGTTTGCGGGAATTAGCGGCACGCTTGGCAGGCGGGACGGCGATGCTTCGCCATCGCGGATGTCCCAGACCGCTTCCGAGGTTGCTGCTTTACTGGAGCAAGCCGTGGATGAAACAGCGGAAGGCACCCGCAATGGCCGCGACATGGAGACGATTGAGTCGATCGCTGCGGCAGTAGGTTACAGCCCCTCTTCGGTGAACCGGATGTTTACATCGGTATTTGGCGTGTCCCCGCGGCAGTACTTGTCCAACTTGATGCTCAAGAAGTCCAAGCTGCTGCTAATGGATCCCGAGCTAACGATCGAGGACGTTTCGCATAGGCTGGGCTACAAGAATATCGCCCATTTCAGCCGCCAGTTCAAGCGCTGGACCGGAGAATCGCCAAGCCGATTCCGGGGGCGGTTTCATAATTAGGGCTTTTATGTCTGATTCAGGAATTAATATTTACAGCAGTAAAAAAATAACATATACTCCTTACTGTTTGGCATTCCCAAAGGAATGACCTATAAATTGGTAAGGAGTGATTTTTTCGTTGGATCAAAACCAAACACCTAATCCGGGCCCCAGCTTAGACCCGAATTATAATGCTCCAGTTTCTGGGCCTCCTCCATGGGGAAATTACAACGGTCCGCCAGTTCCACCGGAGCCGCAATATTCGCGGGTAGAAGCAATTGCCCGCAGCTATGGAACTGACATCGTCTTTAGACGTTGGGCCGCTACGATGATAGACCTGGTCACTTTTGTGGGGATTCTCTTTACGATGCTCTCTTTTAACAATCCGTATTTGGCCCCGGTCTTTATTGGTTTCCTGCTGCTGTATCATCTTTTGCTTGAAGGCTTTACCGGTTTCACAGTGGGAAAATTCATTGTCCGCATTCAGGCTGTTAGAGAGGATGGAAGGCCGCCGGGATTGCTTAAGTCCTTGATTCGGACGCTGCTCCGCCTGGTCGAGACGAATCCTGCGTTATTTGGGGCCATACCTGCGGGAATTTGCGCTCTGGCCACGAAGAAGAAGCAGCGTCTAGGGGATATGGCCGCCAATACATATGTGTTAAAAGTGTCGGATTTAAAGTTCAAGGAGCCGAGCCGCAGGGCCAAAATTACGCTTACGGCGATATTCTCCGTCATTATTTGCCTGGCAGTAATACCGAACGTGATTGCCTTGACCGTAACCGGTTATCCGGAGTCTAAGCCGGCAAGCGTTGTACATAGAAGTGAAGATGGTCAGTTTCAACTGACGGATGGATTAGGGTTAAAGCGTGATTCTTCGACAATCAAAGAGATTGACGCGAACCTGGCAATATCCAATTACTGGGGCAGCAAAGGTATTGTTGTATTTACATATCCAAAAGAGGAATTTGATGCTGCTGTTACGCTAGAGGATTTTTACTTAGCCATGAAGGAGGAAAGGCTGGATGCAACGACGACCGTTATCCACGACCGGATGATCCGAATAAACGGCGATGGGGCTTACGAATTGACCTACCGGGAGAGGGTCGACGGAGATGATTACATTTATATTGCGACGTTTGTAGCTACACCGGAGCATTTTCATGAAGTCATCGCCATTACGGAAAAACGGTATTACGAGGAGGACCGGTCTAAGCTTCGCGCAACCATAGCTACCTTTAAGGAAACGAGCGGCGATACATAAATTATGCTGCAGCCAGGATTGCCCCAAGGTCAAAATATACGACCTGTTGGGGCAGTTATTTTTTATAGTTCTCCCCTCGCTTTCTGGAGGACCTGGGCGAGTGGCCAGTCACTTTTTTGAACATTTTCGAAAACAGAAACGGGTCGGTATAGCCGACAGAGCGCGATACATCGCTGATGGTAAGCTCGGGGTTGCGGAGCAGCTCGATGGCTCGATTCATCCGATATTCCAGCAAAAAGGTTTGTAAAGAGACGCCGAACTGCGCCTTGAACAGCCCGGATAAATAAGTCCGGTCAAGCCCGACGGAACGGGCGATGTCCATGACGGTAATTTTTTGGCTGTAGCTCCGCTCGATCCATTCAATGGCTTTGTTCACATAGACTTCTTTGGAGTGGGAGGCCTTAGGCTCCAGCGCCGCATCCGGTGAACAGGAAATCAGTTCGGCCATCATGCGGTAAACGATACTCTGAATCAGAACGTCCCCGCCGCGTTCCAAGCGGGCAGCTGCGAGATCGTTGTAGAAGGTTTTGAACAGGCGGCTGTTTGTTTGAAAAATGGGGCTGACCAGGGAGAGGCCGGCCCGCTGCAGCAAGGATTTGACATGGAGCCCTCTGAAGCCGATCCAGGAATACGTCCATGGGCTGGCCGTGTCAGCTTCATAGTGGACCAGGGTATCGGGAGGAATAAGGAAGCCATCACCAGATTGCAGTTCGTAGGTCTGGCCGCCGATATGAAACCGTCCCGCACCTTCAAGGACGTAGTGGATAATGTAGCAGTCGCGCAGCCCGGGGCCCCAGGCATGGCCGGACAGGCATTCCTCCATGCCAAAGAATAGCAGGCTGAGATCCATTTGGCTCTGAAAAGTTTCGTTAAAGTGAACGATGTTGATACGGCTCATTTTGCTGTTTTCCCTCTTCCCGTACCGACTTGCCGCATTCAGCACCCTGTATTGCGCCGCATGACGGTGAATAGCCGATTGTTTGTTATTGCAGGTTACATGCATTATAACAGGTATGACATTGGATACAACCGAAGAAATCAGATTAGTAAATGGGATTATGACATGTTTAAGTGGGAATGAGCCATGTTCAGTCTACAGCTTTGCGCATATAGTTAAGTTACATTTAACGAATGATGGAGGCGATGAAGCAGTGGCTAAAATTACATTTTTAGGCGCAGGAAGTACGGTATTTGTCAAAAACGTTCTTGGAGACGTCATGCTGACCGAATCTCTGCAGGGCTTTGAACTCGCTTTATTTGATATCGATATGGAGCGGCTAAAGGATTCGGAGAACCTGCTCAACAGCATGAAGCAATCGCTTGGCAGTACCTGTGTTGTAAAGGCTTACAGCAATCGGAAGGAAGCGCTTCGGGGTGCGAAATATGTCATTAACGCGATTCAGGTGGGGGGTTATGACCCTTGCACGATTACCGATTTTGAACTCCCTAAAAAATATGGACTGCGGCAGACGATTGCCGATACGCTGGGGATTGGCGGCATATTCCGCAACTTACGTACAATTCCGGTGATGCTCGACTTCGCTAGGGATATGCAGGAGGTATGTCCGGATGCTTGGTTCTTAAATTATACGAACCCGATGGCGGTACTAACGAATGTCATGAATACCGTGGGCGGAATCAAGACTGTCGGCTTGTGCCATAGCGTCCAGAAATGCATTCCGGAGCTGTTCGGAGCGCTTGGCTTGAGCGAGGAAGGCCTGGAGACGAAGATAGCGGGGATCAATCATATGGCCTGGCTGCTGGAAGTGAAGCGGGACGGCAAGGATCTGTACCCGGAAATCCGCAGGCTTGCCGCCGAGAAGCAGAAGGAGAGCCACCATGATATGGTGCGCTTTGAGCTGATGCTGCGCTTCGGCTATTATGTCACGGAATCTTCGGAGCATAATGCTGAATATCATCCGTATTTTATAAAACGTAATTATCCCGAGCTGATCGAGCGCTTCAATATTCCGCTAGATGAGTATCCGCGGCGCTGCATAGCTCAAATCGAAGGCTGGAAGGAGCAGCGGGAAAGGTTGTTTGCCAGCGAAAGCATCGAGCATACCCGCAGTCTGGAATACGCTTCGTATATTCTGGAGGCGATGGAGACGAATCGTCCATACAAAATTGGGGGCAACGTCATGAACACAGGCCTGATTACCAACCTGCCGCAGGAAGCCTGCGTCGAGGTGCCGTGCCTGGTCGATGCTTCGGGCATTACACCGACCTATGTCGGAGCGCTGCCGCCACAGCTTGCCGCATTGAACCGGACGAATATTAATACGCAGCTGCTGACGATCGAAGCGGCGGTTACCGGAAAGAAGGAGCATATCTATCATGCGGCACTGCTTGATCCGCACACAGCTGCGGAGCTCTCGATCGACGACATCGTGGCGATGTGTGACGATTTGATCGAAGCCCATGGGGAGTGGCTGCCGAGGTTTCAATAGCGGCCTGCCAGGGTGTGCAGGTAGTATGGAAAGGGACAGGATGGGATGAAATCTACATAGGGATTGATAGAGGTTGTACAGAGCCTGCAGCCCTTGCGTAGAGCCTGCATAAATCTTTCGTAAAACCCATCATGGACCTTGCGTTAACCCTTCGTAAGCACTGTGCAACCCTTGCAGCCCTTGTAGCCCTTGTGAAAGAGCCTGTGCAGAGCTTGTATATTCACCTCTAACTATTGACGGTAATTGGAAAACCCTGGTATTATTTGAACAATTGGCGAAGAACGTCCTCAATCACTTTTAGGTGGTTTGGGGGCGTTTTTTTATTTTAAAATTCGGTGGAGTAGGAGGAGCTGTCTGTGATGATGAGTTTTCAGGAAGCCCACACAGCATTTATTCAGAGCCATTTGGGCCGTCGAACCGGTGAGCGAAAAAGCAGGCTGGAAAGAGGGCATGGACATGGAGAGATTCTTTTTGCAGAGAATGTATGGTGGCCATTAAAAGGAGGTTTTGATGGCCTTCATCCTGAATACGAAGTGCTCGATTGGCGCGGGAGGTCGTATTTTGCCGATTATGTCTTTGATCCGATGTTAAGCCGGTTGCTGATCGAAATTAAGGGATTTGGCGAGCATGTCACCAACATGGATCGCAAAAAGTATTGCAACGAACTCAAGCGGGAAGCGTTTTTGGCCGGTATGGGATTTCAAGTCATTTCATTCGCTTACGATGATGTGGCGTATCAGCCGGCTGTCTGCATTTACTTGCTGCGTATGGTGCTGAGCCGATTCGAAACGTCGAATAAGCAGGTGGAACGGATTTTTTTCGCGGATCAAGAGATCATTCGCTACGCCATCTTTCTAGCCCGACCAATTCGTCCTATTGATATCGCGGAACATTTCTCGATCAACCATCGCACCGCGCTCGGCCATTTGAAGCGACTATGTCAGAAGGGTTGGCTAAAGCCGGCCTATCGCGGGACAGGACAACGCATTTTGTACTATGAATTAACGAGGCAAGGGATTGATGGGTTGGACAGGGGACTTAATTAGCCGTACATGGGTATTGGCCGTATTTGGTCATGCTTGTACGAAATTGTAATCATGCTTGTGCGTGGTCGTAATTGTACGGGGTCATGCTTGTTCATAGGCATGCTTGTGCATGGAATATGTTAGTTTTATTTAGAAATGTTAGTCTGGTCACCGGGTTTGAGCATGAATTCAGGTACTAAATGCATTTTATACAACTAGTTAGCTTCCTTTATCAAAAAGTAATCGTGCTAAATGCAGATCATGCAGTTAGTTTGGCTGAATTGGGTTGAATCGTCATATTTATCTCAAACTAAGTGTAGGTTCTACAGTTAGTTGCCGCCAACTCGGTAAAACTCGGTCAACTAACTGTATGAAATGCATCTAGATCTAGATACCTCGCTAATCTAGTCGTACCAGCCATCATCGCCATCATTGCAATTAGACCATCCTAATGAGATCATTCCTACCAGCCAATATCACCACCAAGCCGTACTAGCCGTACTACCCGTACTAGCCCTACTAGTCGCATCCGCCAATCATGGCCATCACCATACCTGGCGCTTCCCATATAGCCAAGCTGCTGCTGCCTACATTACTTGTACTACCTGCAACATTTCGCTACCTACATTACTTCTATCAACTACGCTACCTGATAACATCACATGATCTATCTGCAACATTTGCAATAATGCGATAAAGCTGCGGTTCAGCGGGCCAGACAAAACCCAAACAAATAAAAGGGCTCCCTTGCTCAATAACGAGCGAGGAAGCCCATAGTCGCTATGGTAACGCAGACTTACATGTTAAAACGCGAACAAGATGATTTACGCCTAAGTTCATATTAGAAGTTCATATAGATGAATTCCTGCGTCTCGCCGGAGAAGAATAAGACGCCTATCACGATAGCTATGATGACAATGGCCCCGCCGACCGCTGTTCCCAGCATCATCAGTGCTCGGCCGATCCGATGGCTGAGGCGGTTGGCTTTGGTTTTGGCGAGCTTGGCGCTACGAGTTTGTAATTCCATATTGCGTCAACTTCTTATAGAGAATTTCGCCGAACATTTTGTTGCCTTCATCCAGCATATGGGACGGATCGCGATAAAATTTATGCGGAATCGTATTATCCTTCCCTTTGTTGAATTCGATGTAGGAATAACCTCTAGACTCAATCAGCTCCTGATAGGCTCCCATCACTTTATTGTAATCATCCCAATTCAGCAGCTTCTTCTTGGTGAGATGCTCTTTATCCAGCGGAGCTGAATAGAAAACGGCCTTCTTGTTATGCTCCTGCAGCAGATCCAGCGTCTTCTCAATCATGAACAAGCCGAAGCTGTCATCCTTATTGAACGGTTTGTTCCATGTGTATAGTTTTTTGAAGTGCTCTTCGATTTCCTCTTTGTGTTTGTCCTGCATTTTATCGAATGCCGTGTACATCGGAGCATAGCTTGGTGTTACACCGTTCTTCTTGTCCAGCTCGCTCTTGATTTCCCGGCGGATTTTCTCCATCGGGGTGCGCGTCTTGAACAGCTTGTAGCTAATTACGTCGCGATCATGGTACAGCGTCCAGTTGCTCAGGAAATGGGACGTGGCCCAGTTATGGATATCGCTTGGAAGCGACTGGCGGTTCTTATCGGGAAAATCGTTCAGCCAGCTCCGCGGAATGTTCTGATCCAATTTCGTAATGAGAGACGGATATACCGTTACATTAGACTCGTTATCTGAGACGACGGCTATCCCATAGTTAATTTCATAGACGACATAATCGATCTTGTCGATAATTGAAGC from Paenibacillus woosongensis includes the following:
- a CDS encoding glycoside hydrolase family 43 protein yields the protein MAIIQNPILTGFNPDPSICRVGEDYYIAVSTFEWFPGVGIYHSKDLKNWRLVTRPLNRLSQLNMMGNPDSGGIWAPQLSYADGQFWLIYTDVKVTEGQWKDCHNYLVTCDTIDGEWSEPIYLNSSGFDPSLFHDEDGKKYLVNMLWDQRVGHHNFYGIVLQEYNASEKKLVGKREVIFKGTDIKLTEAPHLYKINGYYYLLTAEGGTKYDHCATLARSKNLRGPYEVHPDNPLISSFAVPRNPLQKAGHASIVQTHTDEWFLVHLTGRPLSREGQPLLDPRGYCPLGRETAIQRLEWKNDWPYVVGGNQPSLQIEGPNIPEVKWEPDFPEKDDFDSDKLNLHFQSLRIPLGEKIVSLTDKPGHLRLYGKESLTSKFTQAFIARRWQHFNFTAETKVAFNPTTFQQSAGLVNYYNTQNWTSCQISWNEDKGRILEIVACDNFTFSAPLQGNEIAIPEDVQYVYLRVDVETDVYRYSYSFDGANWTVIPVNFYSYKLSDDYIQGGGFFTGAFVGMQCQDTSGQNAPADFDYFVYKNN
- a CDS encoding AraC family transcriptional regulator; translated protein: MSRINIVHFNETFQSQMDLSLLFFGMEECLSGHAWGPGLRDCYIIHYVLEGAGRFHIGGQTYELQSGDGFLIPPDTLVHYEADTASPWTYSWIGFRGLHVKSLLQRAGLSLVSPIFQTNSRLFKTFYNDLAAARLERGGDVLIQSIVYRMMAELISCSPDAALEPKASHSKEVYVNKAIEWIERSYSQKITVMDIARSVGLDRTYLSGLFKAQFGVSLQTFLLEYRMNRAIELLRNPELTISDVSRSVGYTDPFLFSKMFKKVTGHSPRSSRKRGENYKK
- a CDS encoding AraC family transcriptional regulator, which produces MEIKTDRMRREMMLPDMESTFRVFAAHWRTVDRDWKYPSHKHPLFEVNLVLSGTQEMKVNRTVYVQQPGDLLLLGPDDVHESRVLGEEEMTYYCVHFDVDERAFRELLYRNEACYHAAGSELASAIRPALDKLIALTSEEAVVRVESRMEALSALFELFAGISGTLGRRDGDASPSRMSQTASEVAALLEQAVDETAEGTRNGRDMETIESIAAAVGYSPSSVNRMFTSVFGVSPRQYLSNLMLKKSKLLLMDPELTIEDVSHRLGYKNIAHFSRQFKRWTGESPSRFRGRFHN
- a CDS encoding carbohydrate ABC transporter permease — its product is MISGTAGQLQSGPASSGAALGRKIGYGLLYIILILVAVLQLLPLVWLLFFSLKNNQEVFNLPPFSLPMDPKWANYSKVWNAGNINVYFLNSVWVTVLATALTVILGSLVTYAVTRMKWKGSSFVLGLFMVAMMIPVHSTLIPLFSVYNKIGLTDHPLSLIFSYVAFNMPITIMILLGFYYALPREVEEAAVIDGCSVNRMFAQIVFPMTSSVLATTAIINMIYNWNEFIFVNTFISSDIYKTLTVGVQNFIGQYTTDWGAIGATLMISILPILITFLFLSDKIVEGIAAGSVKG
- a CDS encoding RDD family protein, with amino-acid sequence MDQNQTPNPGPSLDPNYNAPVSGPPPWGNYNGPPVPPEPQYSRVEAIARSYGTDIVFRRWAATMIDLVTFVGILFTMLSFNNPYLAPVFIGFLLLYHLLLEGFTGFTVGKFIVRIQAVREDGRPPGLLKSLIRTLLRLVETNPALFGAIPAGICALATKKKQRLGDMAANTYVLKVSDLKFKEPSRRAKITLTAIFSVIICLAVIPNVIALTVTGYPESKPASVVHRSEDGQFQLTDGLGLKRDSSTIKEIDANLAISNYWGSKGIVVFTYPKEEFDAAVTLEDFYLAMKEERLDATTTVIHDRMIRINGDGAYELTYRERVDGDDYIYIATFVATPEHFHEVIAITEKRYYEEDRSKLRATIATFKETSGDT
- a CDS encoding alpha-glucosidase/alpha-galactosidase, with the translated sequence MAKITFLGAGSTVFVKNVLGDVMLTESLQGFELALFDIDMERLKDSENLLNSMKQSLGSTCVVKAYSNRKEALRGAKYVINAIQVGGYDPCTITDFELPKKYGLRQTIADTLGIGGIFRNLRTIPVMLDFARDMQEVCPDAWFLNYTNPMAVLTNVMNTVGGIKTVGLCHSVQKCIPELFGALGLSEEGLETKIAGINHMAWLLEVKRDGKDLYPEIRRLAAEKQKESHHDMVRFELMLRFGYYVTESSEHNAEYHPYFIKRNYPELIERFNIPLDEYPRRCIAQIEGWKEQRERLFASESIEHTRSLEYASYILEAMETNRPYKIGGNVMNTGLITNLPQEACVEVPCLVDASGITPTYVGALPPQLAALNRTNINTQLLTIEAAVTGKKEHIYHAALLDPHTAAELSIDDIVAMCDDLIEAHGEWLPRFQ
- a CDS encoding carbohydrate ABC transporter permease, with translation MDKVLSNKKIIALYVLPSLLLILGVVYIPIILTGYYGLNKWNGISAMSYIGFENYLALAKDSAFWSSAWHSLLLALFSTLSLVIYLAVAMVLATRIKGANLFRKIYLIPMLLSSVAIAQLWLKIYHPTNGIVNSFLQSIGIANPPAWLADTSLVLPALFIPILWQYAGFYILIYYAALKNIPASLEEAAKIDGANALQIAWKIKLPLAMEVIKVTIVLAVVGSLKYFDLIYVMTDGGPNGASEVMASYMYRVAFRAYDFGYGSAIGFFLLVICLIITWVIRKLTATKDTIQYS